In the genome of Achromobacter sp. MFA1 R4, the window AATCGTTGTTCTGGCGGATCGGACGGGACTACGATCGGTGTGTGCACATAGAAGGAGACATCTATGGACACCGCCAACGAATGGTATGCCGCCGTCAAGGAATGGCAGCGCGCGCGCGACGAGCTCACCGCGGCGATTGCCGCGATCAAGTGGCCCAATCCCACGCCGGGCTGCCTGGAAAACTACGATCGCGCCTACGCGCACGAGACCCAGGCCCGCGACCGGATGAACGACGCCTACGAGCGCTCGCGACGATAGCGGCCCCGCGGCGAGCGCGGCGAGCAAGCCGCCCTGGTTCCATGAATCGCGGATTCGGTGGCTCTTTCAGTGGTGCCACGATGGCGGTATGTTGTCGCTTTTCCCCGACCTGTCGCGCCGCCATCATGTATCTGCCCGCCGCCTTTCGCGAAGATTCCCTGGATGTCCAGCACGAGTTCATCCGCGCCCATCCGCTGGGGGTGCTCATCACCAGCGGCGACGGGGGGCTGATGGCCAACCACATCCCCTGTCTGCTTTATCCGGAAGGCCCGCGCGGCGTCCTGCGCCTGCACGTGGCGCGCGCCAATCCGCAGCTGGCCGAGCTGGCCGCGGGCGGCGAATGCCTGGTGGCGTTCCATGGCGCGCAGGCCTACATCACGCCCTCCTGGTACGCCACCAAGGCGGAAACGCACAAGGTCGTGCCGACCTGGAATTTCGTGGCCGTCCACGTGTGGGGCTCGCCGGTGATCCAGGACGACCCGGCCTGGCTGCGCGCCCAGCTCGATGCCTTGACCGCGCAACAGGAAAAGGCCCGCGTCCAGCCCTGGACCGTGGACGAGGCGCCC includes:
- a CDS encoding FMN-binding negative transcriptional regulator, which codes for MYLPAAFREDSLDVQHEFIRAHPLGVLITSGDGGLMANHIPCLLYPEGPRGVLRLHVARANPQLAELAAGGECLVAFHGAQAYITPSWYATKAETHKVVPTWNFVAVHVWGSPVIQDDPAWLRAQLDALTAQQEKARVQPWTVDEAPTDFIAAQMRAIVGVEIPISRIEGKWKVSQNRSAADRHGVAEGLVSERGDAVMAGLVARRGGGG